A segment of the Zalophus californianus isolate mZalCal1 chromosome 15, mZalCal1.pri.v2, whole genome shotgun sequence genome:
ACGACTCGGCGGGTTCCCCGCACTTTCACGTTCCCGCGCGGGTGGCCGCGTCCACACAGGACACGTCGGAGGGCCCCTCAGCTTCTGTGTCCCCTGCGTCCGCGTGCATTCCGCCgtccctgcctgcctggggcGCTGCAGGGCCCCGCGGGGAGGCCCAGGAGGGCGTGGAACCAGCCTCAGACCCTGCCCCAGCACGCGCCCTGCCTGCGGCCCCCGCTGCCCGTCAGAGCGGGGCCCCTTATCTCCCTGTTCCTGTGTTCGCCTGACTCCTCTTGCTCTGCTTAGCTTTACTCAGGGCTTGTGTTGCCTTTATACACACGCCGTTCTTGCTTCCGGATGCCCTGCAGCCCCCCCGGTCAGGGCGAGACTCGGCACTGATACGGGTCTGCACGTGCCTGTGCACGCCAGCGGGCCGGGACGAGCACCCCAGGAGTCTCCCGTTTCCCCTGTCCTCTTCCTCTCAGGGCCCTGGCCAAGCTGGCAGACATCCTGGAGCCCATTGGCCGGCAAGAAGAGGCGGAACTGCCGGCCCAGATCCTGGCGGAGTTTGTGACGGTATGTGCAGGATGGGCAGCTGGGGCCTCTCCTGGGTCCTCTCCGGGAGCCAGTGGGCAGCACCGATGGTGGGCACCCTGGAAGGCAGTCTCAGCCTGCGGCACACACAGGTAATGATGTCCCCTGCCTCTGCCCGCTCTCCGAACAGGACTCCCGCAAGAAGGACAAGCTGCTCTGCAGCCAGCTTCAGGTAGTAGACTTCCTGCAGAATTTCTTGGCTCAGGAGGACGTTGTCCAAGGACTAGACCCCCTGGCTTCTGAAGACACCAGCCGTGAGTTGGCACCGGGGTGGGATGGGGAAGTAAGGGGATGTCAGTCGGGTCAGCTCTTTGGCTGACGGGAAGACAAGAAGCCCCAGTGTTGCAGGCAGGCAGCCCATTCTCCCTTATGTTCCCATCCCCCGTGGCTCCTTTCAGGGCAGAAGGCACTTGCAGCCAAGGAGCAATGGAAGGAGCTGAAGGCCACCTACCAAGAGCATGTAGAAGCCATCACAGGTGCCCTGACCCAGGCCTTGCCCACGATGGAGGAGGCTCAGAGGAAGCGGGCGCAGCTCCTGGGAGCCCTGGAAGAGCTCCAGGCCAAGGTGAGCCAGGCTGAGcggagaggagggaaagggcatGCATGCCGGGCTGGGCCTACTGGCCACCTCCCAGAATCCAACCAGAAAAGCACTCCTCTTCTCCTTgcccctctgctctgcttcccTACAGAAGCAGGTGGCCACCGAGAGACTGAGGGCAGCCCAGAAGCAGTGGCAGCTGCAACAGGTGGGTCCACACCCCTAGGGGtatctcccttcctccccaccgtGCCACTGCATGGGCCAAACCCTCTGCCCGGAggccctctgcctcttctcttaTGAGGCACTGTAGCACAGGTACCAGCGTCCTCACTTCCTGTGTCGTGACTGGGCATTCCCCTCACTTCCTGTGCCTCTGGGTCTTGCCTGTGAAGTGGAGGTGACGCTAGCACCTACCGTATCGAGTTCAGGTGATGAACTTGTTAGCAGAGCAAGTGCTTATGTGGACACATGGCAGCACATAGCAGACCAAATAAGTTATCATGTCTGTGCCCCTTTCCTCCAGAATGCTTCACACTGGAGTAGGTCATTCTCACCCTTTTTCTCTAGGGCCCTTGTTTTGCCTAAAGTGGGTAGGGTCCCTCTTTCCATCTGTGGgtctgagccccaagttgggtctAGCCTGGAGGGGTTAAGAGAGTGGCTGTAAGACCTGCGCATCTGAGGAGCCGTGTTTGCCTTCTCATTCCTGGTAGGAGAAACATCTGCAGCATCTGGCAGAAGCCTCTGCAGAGGTGAGGCAGCGGCAGAGAGGGATGCAGCAGGAGCTTGAGCGGCTGTCTCAGGAACTTGGAAGACTGCAGGAGCAGGCGGGGCAGAAGCAGGACACGCTTCACAGGTGAGGCTGGGAGTGTGGGCTGCAGACCCAGCGTGGTCCAGTTTCCCTTCTTTACAGCCCACCTCTCCTTCCAGGCACCAGGCCTTCCTCCAGCTGCTACAAACTCTGCAGGGTCAGCTGCCATTCCCCGAGGCAGAGGCAGAGCTGCCACGGAAGCTGGATCTTCCTGAGGCTGAGCCCCAGGAGCAGAACCCTGGGGCTATCATGGGGAAGGACAGGAGTGTGCCATCCAAGGTGAATTGagaggtgggctgggggctggggaggtgcAGAAAGAAGCTGGGAGGTAGGCCTCAC
Coding sequences within it:
- the ZWINT gene encoding ZW10 interactor isoform X1; translated protein: MEGAEAGARARALEALAKLADILEPIGRQEEAELPAQILAEFVTDSRKKDKLLCSQLQVVDFLQNFLAQEDVVQGLDPLASEDTSRQKALAAKEQWKELKATYQEHVEAITGALTQALPTMEEAQRKRAQLLGALEELQAKKQVATERLRAAQKQWQLQQEKHLQHLAEASAEVRQRQRGMQQELERLSQELGRLQEQAGQKQDTLHRHQAFLQLLQTLQGQLPFPEAEAELPRKLDLPEAEPQEQNPGAIMGKDRSVPSKADGPQPAGDASSPELPEGQQHGKGT
- the ZWINT gene encoding ZW10 interactor isoform X2, whose translation is MEGAEAGARARALEALAKLADILEPIGRQEEAELPAQILAEFVTDSRKKDKLLCSQLQVVDFLQNFLAQEDVVQGLDPLASEDTSRQKALAAKEQWKELKATYQEHVEAITGALTQALPTMEEAQRKRAQLLGALEELQAKEKHLQHLAEASAEVRQRQRGMQQELERLSQELGRLQEQAGQKQDTLHRHQAFLQLLQTLQGQLPFPEAEAELPRKLDLPEAEPQEQNPGAIMGKDRSVPSKADGPQPAGDASSPELPEGQQHGKGT